From a single Fundidesulfovibrio terrae genomic region:
- the mnmA gene encoding tRNA 2-thiouridine(34) synthase MnmA, with amino-acid sequence MTIAVAVSGGMDSLLALALLREAGHAVLALHAHFLAPDGRQRLLAQALDGLCRDIGVPFHAVDLSARFRQQVIAPFVHAYVSGLTPNPCAGCNRDMKFGLLFEEAARLGADRIATGHYARLKEAGELIRGADPAKDQSYFLTLTPPQALARAVFPLGEWRKADVPAALAARGLAPPLPSESQEICFIPGDDYRAFLEAQGVALPGEGPVVLPDGREIGRHQGLWRYTIGQRKGIGIAWSEPLYVLDKRADENALVVGPKSGLDALDCRVRRMNFLVPPGDWPSTVLAQTCYRQRPRPARAQISGAEMTLVFESPVPKPTPGQVAAVFDGDGRALAGGIIT; translated from the coding sequence ATGACCATAGCGGTTGCCGTCTCGGGCGGCATGGACAGCCTGCTGGCCCTGGCCCTCCTGCGCGAGGCCGGGCATGCGGTGCTGGCCCTGCACGCCCATTTTCTCGCGCCGGACGGCCGGCAACGGCTTCTTGCGCAGGCGCTGGACGGCCTCTGCCGGGATATCGGCGTGCCCTTCCACGCCGTGGACCTTTCCGCCCGGTTCAGGCAGCAGGTGATCGCCCCCTTCGTGCACGCCTATGTCTCGGGCCTGACCCCCAACCCCTGCGCCGGGTGCAACCGGGACATGAAGTTCGGACTGCTCTTCGAGGAGGCCGCCAGGCTCGGGGCCGACCGCATCGCCACCGGCCACTACGCCCGGCTGAAGGAAGCGGGGGAGCTCATACGCGGCGCCGACCCGGCCAAGGACCAGAGCTATTTCCTCACCCTGACTCCACCCCAGGCCCTGGCCCGTGCCGTGTTCCCGCTGGGGGAGTGGCGCAAGGCGGACGTTCCGGCGGCCCTGGCCGCGCGCGGGTTGGCCCCCCCGCTGCCCTCGGAGAGCCAGGAGATCTGCTTCATCCCCGGCGACGACTACCGGGCGTTTCTTGAGGCCCAGGGGGTGGCCCTGCCCGGCGAAGGCCCGGTGGTGTTGCCGGACGGCCGCGAGATCGGGCGTCACCAGGGACTCTGGCGCTACACCATCGGCCAGCGCAAGGGCATCGGCATCGCCTGGAGCGAGCCGCTTTACGTGCTGGACAAACGCGCGGACGAAAACGCCCTGGTGGTGGGGCCAAAATCCGGGTTGGACGCCTTGGACTGCCGTGTCCGCCGGATGAACTTCCTGGTTCCGCCGGGCGACTGGCCTTCCACAGTCCTGGCCCAGACCTGCTACCGCCAGCGGCCCAGGCCCGCTCGGGCGCAGATCTCAGGCGCGGAGATGACGCTCGTCTTCGAAAGCCCGGTACCCAAGCCCACGCCTGGGCAGGTGGCGGCCGTCTTCGACGGGGACGGCCGGGCCCTGGCCGGGGGGATCATCACATGA